Within Burkholderia diffusa, the genomic segment ACGGCCACCGAGCAGATGGCCGGTATATCCGTTGCGCTGGGCGCGCATTTGGCGGAAGCGCGTTCGACAGCCGAGGTCGCACGCGACACCGATATCTGGGTCGACCAGTTGCACGGGCATCCGAACATGGATCTGGCGATCTACGATGCGGCCGGCACGCGCATCGTCGGCACGCCGGGGTTCCGGACCTACGCGCCGCTGCTGTCGAAGGACGCTGGCCGTATTCCGGTATCCGTCGCGCCGCCCGGCATGCGGCACCAGTATCTGGTGATGACCGTGCCGCTCGCCGGCGCGGGCGCGCCCGTCGTGCGCGTCGCGGTGCAGTACGACCGCAGCGCCGACGTGCGGCTGCTGCGCACGCATGCATACACGATCGTCGTGATCGAGGTGTTCGGCGTCGTGCTGGCGGCCGCGATCGCATACGGCATCGCGGCGCTTGGCCTGAGCCCGCTGCGGCGCTTCGCGGCCCGGGCCGAGCAAATGTCGACGAGCAGGCTGGCCCATCCGCTGCCCGAACTCGATACGTCCGGCGAACTGAAGGAACTGGAACATGCATTCAACGGGATGCTAGCCCGCCTGAACGAATCCTTCACGCGCCTGAGCCAGTTCTCGTCGAATCTCGCGCACGACATGCGCACGCCGCTCACGAATCTGCAGGCGGCCGCGCAGGTCGTGCTGTCGCAGCCGCGCAGCGCGGACGAATACCGGAGCGTGATCGAGTCGAGCATCGACGAGTATCAGCGGCTGTCGAGGATGATCGAGGACATGCTGTTTCTCGCGCGCTCGGAGCAGGCCGGCACGTCGATCGACGTGCGACGGCTCGATGCGGCCGAGGAAGCGTCGCGTGTCGCCGGCTACTACGAGCCGCTTGCGGAGGATGCGGGCGTGACCGTGAAGGTGGACGGCTACGCATGGGTCGATGCGGATCTCACGTTGTACCAGCGCGCGTTGAGCAACCTGCTGTCCAATGCGCTCGCGTATGCGCCGCGCGGCAGCGTCGTGACGATCGATTGTTCGGAACAGGCCGGGGCGACGACGATCGCCGTATCGGATACGGGGCCGGGCATTGATGCGCAGCATGTCGCGCGGATTTTCGAGCGCTTCTATCGCGTCGATCCGTCGCGACACAATTCGGCGTCGGGGACGGGCCTCGGCCTCGCCATCGTCCGGTCGATCATGGACAACCATGGCGGCGAATGCGGCGTCGACAGCGATCCCGGCCGGCGCACGACATTCTGGCTGCGCTTTCCGCAGCGTCCGCCGGTCGCGTCGAATGCGGTGCCGGCCGTCCATGCTTGAGATCTCACGCTGGCACGGCCGTGTGTTCGCCGCGATGCGGTGGCGCGCCGCACGCTGCCCGCGATTGTGCAGCCGCGGCCGCGCCTGACCGGCATCAGCGGGTCGCGAGGCTGTCGTGATTGTCGGCCTGCGGCGACTTCTCGCCGGCGTGCACCGAAATCCCGTGAAGCTCCTTGTTGCGCGCGACGATCTCGCTGGTCGGCGGGTACTGCGTCTTGCTCGTCGGCACCGTGCCGTCGTGCTGCGCCTGCTTCAGTTCGGTGACGACTTCCGAGCGGGTCTTGCCCTGCGTCTGCGTTTGCGTTTGTGCGAATGCGGCTTGCGTCGCGATGCCGAGCGACAACGTCGCGGCGACGAACAGGGCAGCGAGTTTTACCGTTTTCATGGAGCTCTCCTTGATGAGGCCGCCGGGTGGCGATCCATGGAACCAGTATGCGAAAGCAGCCGAGCGTCGCCGTGATCGGCAGATGAAAAATCCGTCAGATTGCGTGGCGGTGTGGAACGTGCGTGGCGGCCGACATGACGCAATCGTCATGTTCGGGTCATGTGTGCGATGAGCGGGAAGCGGAGCATGGCGCGTGCCTGCGACCGATGGTGTCGACGGCATGCACACCGTTCGCCGCGCCGGCATGGAAGGCGGGCGATCTCGTTTCGATTTTCCGCTCCGGACCAAACCGTGGATCGTCCCGCCATTCGCCTGTCGTTGCTCGCCCTGCTGATCGCCCCGTTGGTCGCGGGGTGCGCTTTATTTCCTCCGGATGGCGAAACGGTCGGATCGCCGGCACCGAAAGCCATGCGCGATGCGGTGCCCACCGGACTGATGCCCGGCGAGCAGATCGACTATGCGGGGCATCGCTGCGGCAATCCGAACTTCTACGTGAAAGTGCATCCGTGCCTGTTTCCGAGGCGGTGATCGGCCGTACGTGAGAGAAACAGAATTCGTCGCGGATTTTCGAGGAACGCGGGCAAGAACGCCGGTGCTCGGCCAGTATCTGTCATTCTCTGGCAGGCGCCCGCAGACGCTCGACCAGTCGCTTCTCGGTACACGCTGACGTTCAGTTGCAAACCGCGCTCGTCGTGCCATCGCGCCAATGCCGCTTGTGTTCGTCACCTCCGTGACTAGACTGGAACGATACCGCCCGGACCTGCTTCATCGGCCGCTGGCCGTCGCGATTCTGCGAACCGCTGGCACTCGCGTAAGTTGCATCGATCAGGATGGCATATGAAATGCTCTAATCTGGCGCCAGCAAAGAGCATGGCGTCGAGACTGGCAGGGAGCGCCTTCGCGGCCTCGGTTCTGTTGGCGACCTCCGTGTCTTTCACGTCAGGACATGCCGAACCGGTCGTCATGGGGCCGCTCAGCGTCGACGGATCGCTCGTCGTCCTCGGGCCGGTTACTGTCGACGGCTCGCTGACGGTGGCCGGTGACGTCTTCGCCCGCGGCCCGATCACCGCGGCCTCGATTGAACGGATTCCTCCTGACGGTCATGCCATACGCCGACGTCAGGGAGAAAATACGTTTCACGGTCCTCTTACCGTGCATGGCGCGCTGACCGTGCACGGTGATCTGGAAGCACATGGCCCGATCACCGTTGGCGGCCCCGTCAGCACCGTTGGGAAAGTTGGCGCTGAGGGTCCGATTACGGAGCGTCGTTGAATACGTGCAAGGCCAGATGTTCTGACGGCCTGCAACACCCTGTTGACTCGGCGGTCGGTTGACACATTTCGCGGAATGCGCGCTAGAAGCGTTCGAGGTAACGGCGATGCGCTCGAGTTCGGCCGGTTTCCGACATTGGGTCGCCAGCACTGAATCGACGACAACTGGTAAATTTCCCGAAACACAGGCGCATGGAGGGCTGCGTGTCCATTGGTGTCAGTGGCACGGAGGGCTACGCGGAGAATGCGCCATTGCTCATCGAGCAATGGCGGGACATTTCGTTTGCGGAGCATCACGCGTGCATCATGCATCTCGTTCCGATGGCGCCATCCTGCATCCTCGACGTCGGGGCCGGTATCGGAACCGACGCTGCTGCGTTGGCAACGATGGGGCATTCGGTCGTAGCCGTCGAACCGGTAGACGCGCTACGGGTTGCAGGAATGCGGCAGCATCCGTCTCCCCGGATTGACTGGCTGGACGATAGCCTTCCGGATCTCGCGATACTGCGTTCCAGGCGAAATGAATTTCACTTTGTAATGCTATCCGCTGTCTGGATGCACCTTGACGAGCACGAACGTCGCCGCGCGATGCCGAATGTCAGCGCTCTTCTTTGCGATGGTGCAGTTCTTGTCATGTCCTTGCGCCACGGCCCCGTTCCCGCAGGCCGACGGATGTTCGATGTTTCGGCCGCGGAGACGATGCAACTCGCGAATGCTAATGGCCTGCGAACTGTAATGAACGTTCAGACCGAATCCTCTCAGCGAGGAAATCGACGCATGGGCGTGACGTGGAGTCGCCTGGTTTTCGCCAAGGACGATGGGTAGGGCCACCGGGAAGCTCGGAATTTCCGCACGAGTTACCGCTGTCAGGAACACGATGAATGTCGGCTTCGGCCAGAGTCGCCGGTCGCACGTCGCAGGGTCGGGCGTGACCACGACCGATGGCGGTTGTCATCCCGGTTCGGTCACGCGCGTGACGGTTTGCCTATCCCGCCATCCGGTCATTTGCGGGCGCCATCGGACAAGTGACCGATGGCGCCGGCTGATGCATGGCGGCGCGCGACCGTCGATACTGCGCACGCGAGATGACATCCGTGACGTGCCGATCGGGCTCGATATCGGTGAACGCGTCGATGTCGGCCATGACGTCCGCCGCCTCCGCGGACGCAAACGCCGCATCCAGCGCGGCTCGGTCCGTGAAGCGGCACATCGCCACGACGATCAGTTCGCTGTCCTTTCGTGCCGGGAAAAAAGCATCGACATATTCGAGTCCGTACTGCTTCAAGGATTTTTCCACGAGTGGAATGTGTTGCTCGACGTAGTAACGGGAATCGAACCGCGTGCCTGCGGCTCGGCGATACGAAACGACGAGATACATAAGAACCCTCCGGGTCGCACTGATGCAACGATGAATGTCGAGACGGGCGACTACGGCCGATCGCGTTCAGGGCCGAAGCGCGGCAGGGCGGCTGCCCGCACCGAGGTCCGCTGGGGGGAGGTGCGAGCGAGCGAGATGCCGAGCGCGGTGCCGGCGGCGAGGAACAACGAAATCGAGAGAAGCGCGACGATGAACGCATGCGCAATGGCGGCCGGATCCTGCCGCGTGCCGAGGGCCGTATAGAAAATGCCGCCGATGATCGCGACGCTGAGCGACGTGCTGACCTGCAGCGTCGAACTGGCGATGCCGGCGATCATGCCGGAAAGCGCCGGTGCGACGCGCCCGGTCACCATGCGCATCAGCGTGGGCAGCGCGAGCCCCTGTCCGAAACCGATGACGAACAGCGCGGCGGTGAGTGGCACGGACGCAAGCGGCATCCCGATCGGCGTGGCATCGATCAACCATGCGAGGCCGACCAGCCCGGCGACCTCCAGCCCCATGCCGAACGGATTGACGTAAGCGCCGATGAGACGCGCGCAGAACGGCGTCGACAATGGGCCGAGCAGGAACCCCACGCCGAATGGCAGGAACACGAGGCCCGCGCTCAGCGCGTCGACGTGTAACGCATTCTGCAGATACACGGAGAACAGCAGGAAGAATGCACCGATCGCGTACAGCAGCAGCGCGATCAGCAACGCCCGTCCCAGCCCCGGCGCGCGCAGCGCGGCCGGATCGAGCAGCGGTGCGCCGCCACGGCTACCCAACCGGCGCTCGTAGCGCCAGAAGGACGCGGCGAGGGCCGGCACCGCGAGCAGCGACACCCATGCCCAGACGGGCCAGCCTGCTTCGCGTCCCTCGATCAGCGGCACGATCAGCGCGCCCAGCGTCAGCATCGACAGCGCTGTACCGCCGAGGTCGAGCTTGCGAGCATGCTGCGCACGCGTTTCCTTCAACAGCGGAATTCCGAACAGCACGACCAGAATCGCCAGCGGCAGATTGACGAGGAAGATCGTGCGCCAACCCAGGTTCAACAGGTTCAGCGAGATCAGGATCCCGCCCAGCGCTTGCCCGACCACGGCGGCGAGGCCGAACACCGCGCCATACAAGCTGAGTGCTAACGGCTTTTCCGTTTCCGGGAAGATCGCCTGGATCGAAGCGAGCGCCTGCGGCGCCATGATCGCGGCCGTCACACCCTGCAATGCGCGACCGGCGATGAGCGTCCACGGCGAGCTCGCGAGGCCGCATAGTGTTGAGGCCGTCGCAAATCCGATCAACCCGAGAAAGAACATACGGCCGCGGCCGAACAGGTCGCCCAAGCGCCCGCCGGTGATCAGCGTCACGGCGTACAGGCCGGCATACGACGAAATGACCAGTTGCTCGGCGGACGACGACGCGCCCAGCTCCGCGCGGATCGATGGCAGCGCGACGTTGATGATGAAGAAGTCCAGCGGTGGCAGGAACGCGCCGACGAGCAGGACCGAAAACATGGCCCAGCGACGCGGGTCGGGCGAGACGGGATCATTTCGTGACATGGACGGGTCTCAATAAGGAACCAAATGGTTCCAAAGTGGGTAAAAAAATTCAGTCGAGGAGGCGCATCGTGCGGTCGACCAGGGCGAGCATGTCGGGCTCCGGCACGCCGGTTTTCCCCAGCACGCGCATGCCCTCGACCTGGCAGACGAGCAAACGCGCCAGCACCTGTTCGTCTTGCTCGGCGATCTCGCCGCTCGCCTGGCCGCGGACGATCGCGCCTGCATAGAGCTGCTGCAGGCGCCGGAACATTCGTCCCGTGCGCTCCGCGACATCTGCGTCGCGTGCGGCCAGTTCGGTGGTCATCGCGATCGCCAGGCATCCCCGCCGGCCGGCCTCGCCGACGGACAGGCGCGCATAGCGCAGCAGCGAGTCGCGAATCGCATCCTTCACGGGGCCGGGTTGCGACAGGATGTCCGCGGTCTCCTTTAGCCCGTTGGCCATGTACAGGTCGAGCGCCGCCAGCAGCAACGCCTTCTTGTCGCCGAATGCCTTGTAGAGACTGCCGCGCGACAGGCCCGTGCCGGCCATCAGGTCGGGCAGGGACGCGCCTTCATATCCACGGTCCCAGAAAACGTCCATCGCGTCGCGCGCGGCATCGCCAAGTTCGAATTCGCGGGGGCGGCCCACGCCAGCCGGATTTGCCATCGATCAGTTTCGCAAACGATGCGGTGCTTGAAAGTAGAGGCGATTATATGGACTGATCGGTTCCGATGTCAATGCGCGTGTGTCGCCGGGCGCGGCGATGGCCGTCCTCGCGGACGGCCCGGATATCGTACGGTCAGACTTTCGTGTTCGGCGAGCACCTGCGCCGGGGCGAACTGTGTCGCTGCAGCCGGCCTACCGTGCCACTGAGTTAGCGATCCAGGCGGTTCATCCGAGCGCGCGACGCATACCACCTGGAGTGCGTCGCTTTGTCGATTACCTCACTGAAGCGTTGGGCGAGGAATCCCTCGGGATCGAGTGGCGAAGCTTTGAAAGAGCGGTGGATGGTCATGCGTCACCGGCGTGGCTGCGTGCTGCCAGGACGCCATCCATGTAGTTTCGTCTGCGATCGGCTGTTCAGGGGCGATTGGCGCTGGTCGCGCGTTGCAGGGCGGCGGCCGGCGCCGGCCGCGTTCGGCCAAAAAGCGACATTAGTTCGCGGCGTCGCCACGACATTCGAGAGTCAGCTCCACTCCGCAAGGGTGGTCATTTAAATCCCGAGGGTCTCCATCAAGTCATCGGCATTTTCGTCCATTGAGAAGCCTGAGTTTTACGTTTGCAATGTGACGGAACACTGATGGTGCGGGCACGATGATGCCGGACAACAGTTTCCTGCATCGGCGAACTCACAATCCCGACCATTTGACGCATTGCACGTCTCGGTGAGGCCCGCTTGAACCCCCGGACTGGGGCGCACGGTCCCATTCACTGTTTTCAGTGCGCGTCTATCGTCGATCAAACACTTCGTTCGATCCATTGCGCTGGCAATCCACGCTGGTGCACGACCGTGACCGGTCCAGGTCGCGCCAGCCTTTCGATCGCGGTATTTCGCCGAAACTGCAGCCTTGTCAATTGCCTTTATAGCCGGTCTGCGCCGCGCTTTTTTGTCGCCAAGTGCGCTAAAGACGCACGACTTTATGCCGTTAACCTCTATTCGTGTGCTGAGACCGGCAAATTAACTCCGGTCTAGCGCTTGCCGGTCGAATAGGTAGAGAGGCCTGGCTTTCGGATCTATATAAGGACTTGAATGACGATTCGCAGCCCCATCGTGCTGGGCGTGGCCCTATGTGTTTCGGGATGTGCCATTAACCCGCAAACTGGTCAACCGGAAGTTGTTGCTTCCGTTAAAAGCCAGTTCAACAGCATTTTCAATAACGAAGACCCGTGCTCAAACAATGGTCGCAATATTGGCATTGCCGTTGGTGCGGTGGCCGGCGGTGTAATCGGTTATCTGGCGCACGGCGCAAAAGGTGCTGCAGCTGGCGTCGTAATCGGGGCGGGCGGTGGCTTCCTGGTCGGCCACACGCTAGACGCTCGCCGGTGCGAACTGTACAGGATCGCGCAGGCGAATGGTTTGAAACTGGCATCGGCCCCAATCACTCAGGCGAAGCCAGGAGTTGCCAATTCTGCCGACAAACCAGTGACAATTGGCCTCGACGTCCAGCTCGAAAACAAATCCGACGAGTTCGTCGCGGGCACCGCGGAATTGACTCCGCATGCACGCAAATACCTGGCGCAAATCGCCACCCAGTACTCACCGAAAACGCTACTGGCAGCGCTGCCCTCGAACGCGACGCCCGAGCAGCGCGCGCAGGTAGGGTCACGCAGAGTGCTGATCGTCGGACACACCGACGAAAACGATACGTCGCTCGGCGCGGATCCTGCGACGCTTTCACAGCAACGAGCGAAAGCTGTCGCCAAGGTGTTTGCGGATCAGGGCGTGCCTGTCCAGAACATCTTCTACCAAGGCGCGGGCGACACGCTACCGATCGCCCCGAATACGACAGATCAGGGCCGCGAGGAAAACCAGCGCGTGCAGATTGTTGATGTTCCAACGGAAAAGGACCTGCAACAATTCCTGTCTGCCCGCACGGCTGACCCGGCAAACTATCGCTTCGCCAACGCAAACACGGTGTCCCCGCAAGGGACGTCTTCGGGCGAGCGCACTAACACGATCACTCCCACGTCCGCTACCCACGCGACAACGGGCCAAACAACCATCAAACGGCGATCGAAGCCGACGACCGTCGCGAAAGCAGGCAGCGCGAACAACATCAAGACGGAAGTTAGCGCAAGCCCAACGGTCGCATCCACTGCTGCGCCTGCTTCCGTAGCCCCGCCGCAGGCCACAGTAGCTGTTCGCGATGCAGGATCGGGTTTCGACTTCGGCGGCACGCCAACTGCAGGTAGGGGGATTCCGGTGCGCCTCGGTTCGGCTCCGGCAAAGTCGTCGTCGTTCAGTCTGATCGGCAATGCGAACGCCGACTCCCCCATGACTCTCAACTCGTGCCTGGGCGATCGTCCGCACGTTACATCAGCCGTGCGTAATCTCGCCACTGACCAGGTGCTGAACGTTCGCGATTACCTGCCGGGCTTTTACGGCGCGCCATGGACAGCTGGACTTGGCGGCAACTTGATTGCGCTGCTCGACGTACGCGTGCCTAGTGATGCAGGCAGCCCCGTACCCGAGCCAGAACTCAAAATCTATAAAGACTACAGCGGCAACGTAAGCCAGAAACCCTCGTACTCCGCCCGGGTTCCCGTCAACGTGTATCGCGGCAGTGACGCTACGCTCTATCGGGTTTTCGTAAGGGGACCGATGCAGTGCATGGATCTGGTTGTCCCGGTCAGCAAGCCTCGCGCGACGGGCAACGTCTACTATACGAACCGATCGGTGGACTACACCGCGTCGGGCAACTTCGCACTTCGTTAAAACCAGCTAACCACTAACAACCAATAACCCCGGGGCCCGAACGTGACAACCGATTTTCTCCAGGCTTTAGTCTCCTCGATCGTGTGGTCGCTGCCACTTCTGATTGCGGCTGTCGTGACACTCTTTTTCGTGTGGAAGCGCTATACCGACGACCTCTGGTGGGCTGATTTCTGGGTGTGCGTCCCGCTGGTTGGCAAAATGCGCCGCTGGAAACAGCAAACCCACGGCATTGAAAATATAGCGACGTGGAAGGACGCCGGCCTGCCGCCCGCAGAAGAATCGCTGTGCTCCACCTATATCGACAAGCTGCCGAAAGTGGATCAAAGGGTGTTCGAGCGCGCGAGCGAATATCTCAAGATTACTCACCAGAATGGACGCTCGCCGATGTCGGCGTTCATGTTTGTCGCACTGATCCTGTTGACGATCGCGGAAGCGGCCGGTACAGGAATGCTGATCGCGCCTTTCGTCGCCAGCGAAATCACCGGTAATCAGATGGTCTGGATTGGCTATGTGATTGCAACCGTGATGGCCGTCGGTCTGCTCGGATTGACTCATGCGGCAGGCTCCGCGGTGTACAAGCGCTCCGCTATCAAAAAGGCGCTCGGCTCCGTCAATGCGACGGTTGAAGGTTATACGGGTCACAAGATCAGCAGCGGCGACGACCAGCAGGTCGACAAGGATGCATCGCCCAAGGTGCGCTTCGGCAGCCGCGTGCTGGAAGGTGCGCACGATCGCGGCAGCCTCGTCGTGCCGATCGTTGCCATTACGTTGCTCGCCGTTCTTCTGATCGGCATCACGTGGATGCGGATCAAAGGTTTGCAGATCGAGATGACCAATCATGTCGCCGACCACGGTCAATTGGCAACAAGCGGGGGCAGCAATCCTTTCCCTGCCGTGCCGGGTCTCGATGCGTCGACACCGATGCCGACCGATGTGGCCGACTCGTCACGCGCTGCGCAGCAGACCGTCGACCACGAACTGAGCAGTGAGATGTTTAGCCAGGGCATCGCTGGCGCAATCGTCCTCGCAATCATCTATGTGATCACGCAGGCACTTGGATTTTTTCAGGCATTCGGCAGTTCGTTCATCGGTGACGGCAAGAACGCCTATCGGCAGACATTCGGCCATACCAGCTTTCAGAGCTACCAGGCGAAGCACATCAAGCCTGCCCTCGATCGAGGCAACATGCGGTTGACAGAACTTCGTTCGCACCTCGGTCGTGAAGTGCCGAAGTACCGCGAATACGTATCGAAAGTCAGTTGCAGCGACTACTACAGACGCAAGGTGGAAGAGGAAACGGCTCTCACACCAGCCGCTCGCCACACGCAACAAAGCGATGTCGTTCCTGTATCCCGTGCTGTTGGGCAATCCGCGCAACAGTCCGCGCCACAGGAATCCGTCAATGTCGTACAGGCGGCGGAAACACTCCCGCTCTTCAGCGACGTCGCACGAATCGCGGAACGTATTCTCGATGAGCCCGATCAGGAACGCCGCAAGGTGATTCTCGACATCGCCGCCGAGGATTCGGTCGAACGTCGCAGTTCGATCCTCTCCGCCGTTCAAGCCCTCAAGGCGCACCGCAAGGCTGCCGCCGAACAGGCGCGTCTCGAAGACGACATCCTCGGGGACATCTGATGCGCCGATCGATCCAGGTACTGCGCTCCTTCGCCTTCGGCGCCTGCCTCGCGTTGTCGGCTGCACTGCCCGCTCACGCGGGCCTGACGAACGACGTCCCCAGTTGCTATGCGGCCAACAAGATCGCTCCGCCGCAAGCCCCGTACGATCAGTTCATCTATGTGCTGATCGACCAGACTGTGTTGCTCGACGCCACGTTGCAGAAATCCGTGCTCGACAACGTTCAGTCAATGCTGAAGCCCGGTACGAAGTTCGTCATCGCTGAGTTTTCGGCCTTTTCGCAAGGGCACTATTTGAATGTGCTGCATACAGGCGTCATCGAGCGTCCGATTCCTCCCGCCGAGGAAAGTAATGTCGTGATGAGACGCCTGCGGGATTTCCACACCTGCATGCAGCAGCAACTGGTGTATGGCCAGCGACTCGCGGTAGCAACGACCGCACAGGTACTGAAGTCGGGGACATCGAACCTGGATCAGTCGGATATTCTGATGGCACTGAAGAGCGTGTCACCCGCCGTGGCCCAGGAAAAGGTCGCGCGCAAGCTGGTCTTCGTCGTCACGGACGGGCTGGAGAACTCAAGTGTGACCAGCTTCTATGCGCGTAATGCCGTGCGACACATCAATCCCGACGTCGAACTTAAGAAGGTGCAGGACAATAATCTCTTTGGTGATTTCGGCTCAACGCGAATCTATGTCCTCGGAGGCGGTGTCATGCCGCCGGCCGCCAGCGGATCGACGTCCGAGCGTAACGGCTATCGAGACCCGAAGACATTGCTGGACCTGAAGCGGTTCTGGAGCGGGTATTTTTCGCGCTCGAACGCGCGGCTCGTCGAGTTTGGCGAGCCTGCGCTGCTTGAGCCGCTGTCTTGGTAGCCACGTGGCAACGGTTCGATGGCATCACGGCCGGCGAGCGGTCGCTTGCCGGCCACAAACGGCCGTTCGACACAGCTTTTTAGATCGTCGACAATCGGTGCAGATAAGGGCGTAGGCTTTAGCGGTTACCGTCGATCAGATCGTTCAGCAGCGCATCGAACGCGGCCTGTGCGTCTTCAAGTTCCTGCAGGGCGGCATCAAAGGTTTGCAGCGCGAACGGCGAAGGCTCGCCGCTGCCTTGCGGCGGAAATTGCTTCTGCATCGAGGCGAACGTACTCTGCACGCGCAGCGTGGCGGCCACCATGCGCTCCATCGCCTGGGTTTCTTCGGCTCGGGCCTGTTCCGGATTCATTCCTCTCTCCTTGGATGGTTTTCTTGAAGACCAGATCGTACACGCGGTGTCCGTTCTTGCCGCCCTTTGCAGACCGGCTCCGTTGAAGGTTCCAACGGCACGCTGCGGGAGAAGCGATTTAATCGGGAATGATTGCGCAGTCGCGCCGAGGCCAAGATACTCATCGAGCGTGGCTACAAAATCCCGCCGCAGGTCACAACGATTGGCCGCTTTGGATAAATCTGAAGGGCCGTTCAGGGTCGGCAACCGACACACCAAACAATTCCGCAAAGAACAAAAAAAGCCCGGCACTCACAGTGTCCGGGCCCAACGCGTAATCGCGCTGTGCGACAGCGATACGCTTGCGTGGTTTGCAACGGGGGCATCCCCGTCACGCATTCGATGGTAGCGACACGCTTCATCGCAAGCCTGACCCGAAGATGAAATTTTCGTCATGCGCGCGCCCGAGCGTTGCCGCTGCCCCGATCGGAAGCGATGGCGCAGCCTGAGATTGACGATCCTTGCGCCGTCTGCGTACCGCCGTCGAGCGTCCATTGCTCTCCGTTGCCTGATGGTTGAAGAAGCGCGAGCGATGACGAAACCGTCATCCCGCGTTCACGATCGCGCACCACCGCCGGATCAATCTTTGAACACCCGTTACCCATTCCGGACAAGGAGCGAAGCTCATGCACATTGGACGCCCAGTGATTTCGATCGCCGTAGCCGCGCTGGCGATCGCCGCTTTCTCGCAGTCGGCCGCCGCGCAGTCCCGGACCCGACAGGAAGTGCGCCAGGAACTGCTGCGCGCCCGCCACGAAGGCGTGATCCCGAGTCCGAAGCACGACTACCCGCCGAATCCGGCCACCATTGCGCGCAATCAGCAAATCCATCGCTCGACGGTGCATCGCGGTGAATCGGCGCCGCTCGTCGATGCGCACGACAACGGCTTCGCGCTGCGTTGATATGTTTTCGGGGAGAAGCGAATGATGCGCAACATGATGAAAGCGATCGTACTGGCCGCATCCCTGACGGCGTCGACCGTGATGGCAGCCGGCTGGCCGGAGCGTGCGTTGTCGCATGCACCGGAGCACGAAGTTGGCCGGCGCGCGAGCGAAAGGATGCGCTGCGAGTTCTCGATCGTGCCGGCGGGCGAGTGGAGCGCGACGTTTGCGCGCGGGCAATGCGAAGTCGGCAACGGACTGCTGACGTTCCTGCCTGTCGATGCGGGTGGCGCGCCCGCGCCTCTCGCCGAGCAGCGGATCATGCTCCGGGAGGTCCGCACGGCGTCGCATCGATCACGCAAATTGAAGGAGCAACTGCAACTGACCACGCGCGACGAGGTGATTGCGCTGAACGTGCTGACCGACGACTGCCGCCGCAAGTCGCGCGAACATGCGATCGACCTGTGGACGGCTTTGCGCAACGAGGGCGTGACGCCCGTCAACGGCACACGCATCGTCGAGACGTATCCGACGGCCGCGACGACGTGGTGAAGCTCGCGCGTCAGCCAGCCTTCACCGAACCTTCGATCAGGAAGAACACGATGAAGCCGGTGAAGAATGCGGCGGTCGCAAATGGCGTCTCGGGCACTTCGTGCGCTTCGACGAGCAGTTCCTCGGTAACGAGGTAGAGCAGCGCGACCGTGCCGAGCCCGAGCAGCGCCGCGTAGAGGTTCGCGGGCAGTCCCGCGAACACCGCATTGCCGACGACGGCCGCGAGACTCAGCAGCGCGGCCAGCGCAAC encodes:
- a CDS encoding OmpA family protein; this encodes MTIRSPIVLGVALCVSGCAINPQTGQPEVVASVKSQFNSIFNNEDPCSNNGRNIGIAVGAVAGGVIGYLAHGAKGAAAGVVIGAGGGFLVGHTLDARRCELYRIAQANGLKLASAPITQAKPGVANSADKPVTIGLDVQLENKSDEFVAGTAELTPHARKYLAQIATQYSPKTLLAALPSNATPEQRAQVGSRRVLIVGHTDENDTSLGADPATLSQQRAKAVAKVFADQGVPVQNIFYQGAGDTLPIAPNTTDQGREENQRVQIVDVPTEKDLQQFLSARTADPANYRFANANTVSPQGTSSGERTNTITPTSATHATTGQTTIKRRSKPTTVAKAGSANNIKTEVSASPTVASTAAPASVAPPQATVAVRDAGSGFDFGGTPTAGRGIPVRLGSAPAKSSSFSLIGNANADSPMTLNSCLGDRPHVTSAVRNLATDQVLNVRDYLPGFYGAPWTAGLGGNLIALLDVRVPSDAGSPVPEPELKIYKDYSGNVSQKPSYSARVPVNVYRGSDATLYRVFVRGPMQCMDLVVPVSKPRATGNVYYTNRSVDYTASGNFALR
- a CDS encoding DUF4148 domain-containing protein, coding for MHIGRPVISIAVAALAIAAFSQSAAAQSRTRQEVRQELLRARHEGVIPSPKHDYPPNPATIARNQQIHRSTVHRGESAPLVDAHDNGFALR